The Zingiber officinale cultivar Zhangliang chromosome 10A, Zo_v1.1, whole genome shotgun sequence genome contains a region encoding:
- the LOC122026490 gene encoding mitogen-activated protein kinase 4-like: MAMLSNNPPADFGNKEEMRSYTISNTLFEIDAKYVPMKLLGEGAYGVVCSSINRETSENVAIKKIRNVFEDRIDALRTLREMKLLRKIKHENVIEMKDIMLPSTKRSFVDVYLVFELMDTDLGQIIRSPQPLSDEQCQCFIFQLLRGLKYLHSANVIHRDLKPGNLLVNSDCELKIGDFGLARTKSPRGEGMNGYVVTRWYRAPELLVCSDNYDAAIDMWSVGCIFAAILGRKPLFPGTDSAHQLELILNTLGVNHDAADFDFVTYQPIRDYIESLPDSPGVPFASMFPDANPLAVDLLKKLLVFNPAKRINATEALEHPYMAQLYDPLLDPAAKGPIDLGFDDDIGEDKIREMIWEETLCYRPGKAAL; the protein is encoded by the exons ATGGCTATGCTATCAAATAATCCCCCCGCCGATTTCGGGAACAAAGAAGAAATGAGATCTTACACCATCTCAAACACACTTTTCGAGATCGATGCCAAGTATGTGCCTATGAAGCTCCTTGGAGAAGGCGCTTATGGCGTCGTTTGCTCATCCATCAACCGCGAAACAAGCGAGAACGTCGCCATTAAGAAAATAAGGAATGTCTTCGAAGATCGCATCGATGCGCTGAGGACTCTTCGGGAGATGAAGCTTTTGAGGAAAATCAAGCACGAAAACGTCATTGAGATGAAGGATATCATGCTGCCTTCCACCAAGAGATCATTCGTCGACGTTTATCTTGTCTTTGAGCTCATGGATACTGATCTGGGGCAAATCATCAGATCACCTCAGCCACTTTCCGACGAGCAGTGTCAATGCTTCATTTTTCAG TTGCTTCGAGGACTGAAATATCTGCACTCGGCGAACGTAATTCACAGGGACTTGAAGCCAGGGAACCTTCTGGTCAACAGTGATTGTGAACTTAAGATTGGCGATTTCGGACTGGCTCGCACTAAAAGTCCGAGGGGTGAAGGAATGAACGGCTACGTCGTCACGCGTTGGTATCGTGCGCCGGAGTTGCTCGTTTGCTCTGATAACTACGACGCTGCCATTGATATGTGGTCAGTTGGATGCATCTTCGCTGCGATACTCGGGCGCAAACCTCTCTTTCCGGGCACTGACAGTGCCCACCAGCTCGAGCTCATTCTCAACACTCTCGGCGTTAACCATGATGCAGCTGATTTCGACTTCGTCACTTACCAGCCAATTCGAGACTACATCGAGTCGCTCCCGGATAGTCCAGGCGTTCCCTTCGCCAGTATGTTCCCCGATGCCAATCCACTGGCCGTCGACTTGCTGAAGAAGTTGCTCGTTTTTAATCCGGCAAAGAGAATCAATGCTACGGAGGCATTAGAGCACCCTTATATGGCTCAGTTGTATGACCCTCTGCTCGACCCCGCTGCCAAGGGCCCCATTGATCTTGGCTTCGATGATGATATCGGGGAAGACAAGATCAGAGAGATGATATGGGAGGAGACGCTCTGCTATCGCCCAGGAAAAGCTGCTCTCTGA